In a single window of the Hoyosella subflava DQS3-9A1 genome:
- a CDS encoding ABC transporter permease, translated as MSDPSGFTRVTANRFPAGTFTPSPQPSRPLPMLAAQTRLELVLLLRNGEQLLLTMLIPISLLIGFAVLPIGDLGESRTNAIVPGILALAIMSTAFTGQAIAVGFDRRYGALKRLGATALPKWAIIGGKSCAVVLVVCLQMVLLVAIGVALGWRPSLAGLALAVPAVALGTVAFAAMGLFIGGWLRAEIVLALANILWFALAGVGSLVIAARLYGEEFPGLAHAFARITPSGALVESLAMAFDGAADVTGYAVLAAWAAACAFGAFRTFRWV; from the coding sequence GTGTCTGACCCGTCCGGCTTCACACGCGTCACCGCGAATCGCTTCCCTGCTGGAACGTTCACGCCGTCGCCGCAACCCAGCCGCCCGCTCCCCATGCTTGCCGCGCAGACGCGTCTCGAGCTGGTCTTGCTGCTCCGCAATGGAGAGCAGCTACTGCTCACGATGCTGATCCCGATCTCGCTGCTTATCGGTTTTGCGGTGCTTCCCATCGGGGACCTCGGTGAATCACGAACCAACGCGATCGTTCCCGGGATCCTCGCCCTGGCGATCATGTCGACAGCATTCACCGGCCAAGCGATAGCCGTGGGTTTCGATCGCCGCTACGGAGCATTGAAACGGCTCGGCGCCACAGCGTTGCCGAAGTGGGCGATCATCGGTGGAAAGAGCTGCGCTGTGGTGCTGGTGGTGTGCCTGCAGATGGTGCTGCTCGTGGCGATTGGAGTGGCGCTTGGCTGGCGCCCGAGTCTCGCCGGACTCGCATTAGCGGTACCCGCTGTCGCGCTCGGCACTGTCGCGTTCGCGGCGATGGGCCTCTTTATCGGCGGCTGGCTGCGTGCAGAGATCGTCCTGGCACTCGCAAATATCCTGTGGTTCGCGCTCGCCGGCGTCGGGAGCCTCGTCATCGCGGCGCGACTCTACGGCGAGGAGTTCCCCGGCCTTGCGCATGCTTTCGCGCGAATCACACCGTCGGGAGCACTGGTCGAGTCGCTAGCGATGGCATTCGACGGGGCGGCAGACGTCACTGGGTATGCGGTACTCGCGGCATGGGCTGCCGCGTGCGCCTTTGGCGCGTTTCGCACCTTCCGCTGGGTGTGA
- the tkt gene encoding transketolase encodes MSVTDEIRTLTTPHLPDDWTELDTKAVDTIRVLAADAVQNTGNGHPGTAMSLAPLAYVLYQKVMRHDPSDPDWTGRDRFVLSCGHSSLTQYIQLYLSGYGLELDDLKALRKWGSLTPGHPEFGHTPGVEITTGPLGQGLASAVGMAMAARRERGLFDPDTPQGSSPFDHFIYVVASDGDIQEGVTSEASSIAGVQELGNLIAIYDDNEISIEDDTAIALGEDVAKRYEAYGWHVQSVAGGENVTGILDAIENAKSVTDKPSMIILRTIIGYPAPNKMNTGASHGAALGTDEVSAVKEALGFDADKSFDVAPDVIAHTRDVVARGAAERARWQADFDAWAARDTERKTLFDRLTSRSLPEGWESALPTWDPSESGMATRKASGSILGAIGPLLPELWGGSADLAESNNTTISGSDSFGPVSISTKHWNAHPYGRTLHFGVREHAMGSILNGIALHGPTRPYGGTFLVFSDYMRPAVRLAALMKVPALYVWTHDSVGLGEDGPTHQPIEHLAALRAIPNMTVIRPGDANETTFAWKAALEHLDGPTALALTRQNIPVLEGTRENAEEGVKRGAYVLYDAEATEVQVILIGTGSELQYAVEARKALEAEGIGTRVVSAPCLDWFEQQDQAYQDRVLLPEVRARVTVEAGIAMPWYRHLGSYGEAVSIEHFGASADYKTLFREFGFTAEAVEAAARRSLARTSG; translated from the coding sequence GTGTCGGTTACAGACGAGATCCGCACCCTGACCACCCCCCACCTTCCAGACGACTGGACGGAACTCGACACCAAGGCAGTCGACACCATCCGTGTGCTCGCAGCGGACGCGGTTCAGAACACCGGAAACGGCCATCCGGGTACCGCGATGAGCCTCGCACCCCTCGCCTACGTCCTGTACCAGAAGGTGATGCGGCACGACCCGTCCGATCCGGACTGGACTGGCCGCGACCGGTTTGTGCTTTCCTGTGGCCACTCCAGCCTCACCCAGTACATTCAGCTGTACCTTTCGGGCTACGGCCTTGAACTCGACGACCTCAAGGCGCTACGCAAGTGGGGAAGCCTGACGCCCGGCCATCCGGAGTTCGGCCACACCCCTGGTGTGGAGATCACGACCGGTCCTCTGGGCCAGGGCCTGGCATCAGCGGTCGGCATGGCAATGGCGGCACGTCGTGAACGCGGACTTTTCGATCCGGACACTCCACAGGGATCGAGTCCCTTCGACCATTTCATCTACGTCGTCGCTTCCGACGGAGACATCCAGGAGGGTGTGACTTCCGAGGCGTCGTCCATCGCAGGGGTCCAGGAACTCGGCAATCTCATTGCGATCTACGACGACAACGAGATTTCCATCGAGGATGACACTGCAATCGCGCTCGGTGAAGATGTGGCGAAGCGGTACGAGGCGTACGGCTGGCACGTACAGAGCGTCGCCGGCGGTGAGAATGTGACTGGGATCCTCGACGCGATTGAGAACGCGAAGTCCGTGACGGACAAGCCATCGATGATCATTTTGCGCACCATCATCGGCTACCCTGCGCCGAACAAGATGAACACGGGCGCGTCCCACGGCGCCGCACTCGGGACCGATGAGGTTTCCGCGGTCAAGGAAGCGCTGGGGTTCGACGCGGACAAGAGCTTCGACGTGGCCCCAGACGTGATCGCCCACACCCGGGACGTCGTCGCACGTGGCGCCGCAGAGCGGGCACGGTGGCAGGCGGACTTCGATGCCTGGGCGGCGCGCGACACTGAGCGCAAAACATTGTTCGATCGCCTCACGTCACGTTCACTGCCTGAGGGCTGGGAATCGGCATTGCCCACCTGGGATCCAAGCGAATCGGGCATGGCTACCCGCAAGGCCTCTGGAAGCATTCTCGGCGCAATCGGGCCGCTCCTGCCCGAACTCTGGGGTGGCTCCGCCGACCTCGCAGAATCCAACAACACGACGATCAGCGGTTCTGATTCGTTCGGCCCGGTGTCGATCTCGACCAAGCACTGGAACGCACACCCCTACGGTAGAACCTTGCACTTCGGCGTGCGTGAGCACGCGATGGGTTCCATCCTCAATGGTATTGCCCTCCACGGCCCGACCCGCCCGTACGGTGGGACATTTCTTGTCTTCAGCGACTACATGCGCCCGGCCGTGCGGCTCGCCGCCTTGATGAAGGTGCCCGCACTGTACGTGTGGACGCACGACTCAGTTGGACTCGGTGAGGACGGCCCGACGCACCAGCCCATCGAGCATCTCGCGGCGCTGCGCGCGATTCCGAACATGACGGTCATCCGGCCCGGTGACGCGAATGAAACTACTTTCGCATGGAAGGCAGCTCTCGAGCATCTCGACGGGCCTACCGCGCTCGCTCTCACGCGCCAGAACATCCCGGTGCTCGAGGGCACGCGCGAGAATGCTGAGGAGGGCGTGAAGCGCGGTGCCTACGTCCTTTACGACGCCGAGGCGACCGAAGTGCAGGTCATCCTGATCGGTACCGGATCCGAACTGCAGTATGCGGTTGAAGCCCGCAAGGCGCTCGAAGCGGAAGGGATTGGTACACGCGTCGTTTCCGCACCGTGTCTCGACTGGTTCGAACAGCAGGATCAGGCTTACCAGGATCGGGTGCTCCTCCCTGAGGTTCGCGCTAGGGTGACTGTAGAGGCTGGGATTGCGATGCCGTGGTACCGGCACCTTGGCTCCTACGGCGAAGCGGTGTCGATCGAGCACTTCGGAGCGTCCGCTGATTACAAGACGCTTTTCCGGGAGTTCGGTTTCACGGCGGAGGCAGTAGAGGCTGCGGCACGTCGTTCCCTCGCTCGCACCAGCGGCTAG
- a CDS encoding quinone oxidoreductase family protein, giving the protein MRAIQVTRLGGPEVLETTEVPDPEPAPGELLVRTDAIGVNFIDVYFRTGAYATDLPYTPGSEATGTVVAMADGVTGFSVGDRVAWASAPGSYAELVRVPVSGAVPVPAEVTAPVAASALLQGMTAHYLITSVYPVKRGDTVLVHAGAGGVGLKLTQLAVQRGARVISTVSTADKEALSREAGASEVLRYSADLAGRVRDLTSGEGVAAVYDGVGKDTFDASLECVRVRGTVALFGAASGPVPPFDPQRLNRAGSVFLARPSLAHFVRTRDELLWRAGDVFDAISSRALVVRVGAEYPLERAADAHRDLEGRRTTGSVVLLPK; this is encoded by the coding sequence ATGCGCGCAATACAGGTGACACGACTCGGCGGGCCGGAAGTACTGGAAACTACAGAAGTTCCCGATCCTGAGCCTGCACCGGGCGAATTGCTCGTTCGCACCGATGCCATCGGAGTGAACTTCATTGACGTGTATTTCCGGACTGGCGCCTATGCCACCGACCTGCCGTACACACCGGGGTCCGAAGCCACCGGCACAGTCGTCGCCATGGCAGACGGTGTGACCGGGTTCTCCGTCGGAGACCGAGTCGCGTGGGCGTCAGCGCCGGGCAGCTACGCCGAGCTGGTGAGAGTTCCTGTCTCTGGTGCCGTGCCTGTGCCCGCCGAGGTGACAGCACCCGTGGCGGCCTCCGCACTGCTTCAGGGCATGACGGCGCACTACCTCATCACATCCGTGTACCCGGTTAAACGGGGTGACACCGTCCTCGTGCATGCAGGTGCGGGTGGGGTCGGCCTGAAGCTAACTCAGCTGGCAGTGCAGCGTGGCGCGCGAGTGATCTCCACCGTGTCGACTGCGGACAAGGAAGCCTTATCACGGGAGGCTGGCGCCTCGGAGGTCCTCCGTTATTCTGCTGACCTGGCGGGCAGGGTGCGAGATCTCACCTCCGGCGAAGGCGTCGCCGCCGTGTATGACGGTGTGGGGAAAGACACTTTTGACGCGAGCCTCGAATGCGTTCGCGTGCGCGGCACCGTCGCCCTTTTTGGCGCCGCAAGCGGTCCGGTACCACCGTTTGACCCGCAGCGCCTCAACAGAGCGGGTTCGGTCTTCCTCGCGCGGCCCTCGCTTGCGCACTTCGTTCGAACTCGCGACGAGCTCTTGTGGCGCGCAGGCGACGTATTCGATGCGATCAGCAGCAGAGCGCTCGTTGTTCGGGTGGGCGCTGAGTACCCCCTCGAGCGGGCCGCTGACGCCCATCGTGACCTTGAAGGCCGCCGGACTACCGGGTCTGTCGTGCTACTCCCGAAATAA
- the mptB gene encoding polyprenol phosphomannose-dependent alpha 1,6 mannosyltransferase MptB yields the protein MPETDHADSQGESARKQWSAPARRTRFRELDEKVAHLHGQEFGKPGLNPVETAQLKGVRRFGAAGAILMAFAALGAGAQPVLQNPVTGMRIFGLPARMTTVSLTLGITGTVMVTLAWLMVGRFVVGGFVTQSAPRRMTRGQLDYTLLLWITPLLVAPPMFSRDVYSYLAQSEIGARGLDPYALGPAQALGVDHVLTRTVPNIWRETPAPYGPLFLWMGEGIASLTGYNIVPGILLHRGLAVVGVLMIIWALPRLARRCGVDPVIALWLGAANPLVIFHLVAGIHNEALMIGMMVVGAELALRAIESSKPLTRLNLALLLIGVFVIVLSATIKIPSLLALGFVGMALARRWGRGLISMVAAAALLGIVAIVGIASMSLISGLGFGWVNTLGTANAVRSWMSIPTLLGLATGQAGVFLGLGDHTTAILNVTRPIAAAIAAMIITRMLFATHSGRLHAIGALGVSMAALVFLFPVVQPWYLLWALIPLAAWATRPVFRIPAIGVSAVISVILMPNGAEYPAWTIFQAVIATIATFAVLFAVLYTRPLWRSFLDGVFRRSAPSA from the coding sequence GTGCCGGAGACTGATCACGCGGATTCACAGGGCGAAAGCGCCCGTAAGCAGTGGTCCGCGCCCGCCCGCCGCACGCGTTTCCGGGAGCTCGACGAAAAGGTCGCCCACCTTCATGGGCAGGAATTCGGCAAGCCCGGCCTCAATCCGGTGGAAACCGCACAACTGAAGGGTGTGCGCAGATTCGGGGCCGCTGGTGCGATTCTCATGGCCTTCGCCGCCTTAGGGGCGGGCGCCCAACCCGTTCTCCAGAACCCTGTGACCGGAATGCGCATCTTCGGCCTGCCGGCGCGCATGACCACAGTTTCTCTGACCCTCGGTATCACCGGAACCGTCATGGTGACGCTCGCCTGGCTCATGGTCGGCCGATTCGTCGTCGGCGGGTTCGTCACACAGTCAGCACCGCGGCGCATGACGCGAGGGCAGCTCGACTACACGCTTCTGCTGTGGATCACACCGCTGCTAGTGGCACCTCCGATGTTCAGCCGCGACGTGTACTCGTATCTTGCACAAAGTGAAATCGGCGCGCGTGGGCTTGATCCATACGCGCTAGGACCGGCGCAGGCTCTAGGCGTAGATCACGTGCTGACGCGAACGGTCCCGAACATCTGGCGCGAAACGCCAGCACCGTACGGCCCGCTCTTCCTGTGGATGGGCGAGGGGATCGCGTCGCTGACCGGGTACAACATTGTTCCGGGAATTCTCCTGCACCGTGGCCTCGCGGTTGTCGGCGTGCTGATGATCATCTGGGCCTTGCCGCGGCTGGCCCGCAGATGCGGAGTCGACCCTGTGATCGCTCTCTGGCTGGGCGCCGCCAACCCCCTGGTCATCTTCCATCTCGTCGCGGGCATCCATAACGAGGCACTCATGATCGGCATGATGGTGGTCGGAGCAGAACTCGCGCTACGCGCCATCGAATCGTCAAAACCACTCACCCGGCTGAATCTTGCCCTGCTCCTTATAGGAGTCTTCGTCATAGTCCTTTCGGCGACGATCAAGATTCCTTCGCTGCTCGCGCTCGGGTTCGTTGGAATGGCGCTCGCGCGCCGATGGGGTCGTGGGCTGATCTCGATGGTTGCCGCCGCAGCCCTGCTCGGCATCGTCGCGATTGTCGGAATCGCGAGCATGAGTCTGATCAGCGGGCTCGGATTTGGTTGGGTGAATACCCTTGGGACCGCTAATGCGGTACGTAGCTGGATGTCGATACCCACACTGCTCGGCCTCGCTACCGGGCAGGCTGGCGTATTCCTCGGGCTGGGCGATCACACGACTGCGATCCTCAACGTGACGCGCCCGATCGCCGCAGCGATTGCTGCCATGATCATCACCCGCATGCTCTTCGCGACACATTCTGGGCGGTTGCACGCAATCGGAGCGCTCGGAGTCTCCATGGCCGCGCTTGTGTTCCTCTTCCCCGTGGTGCAGCCGTGGTACCTGCTGTGGGCGCTGATTCCGCTCGCCGCGTGGGCAACGCGACCAGTCTTCCGCATACCTGCGATTGGAGTCTCTGCCGTCATCAGCGTGATTCTCATGCCCAACGGCGCTGAATACCCTGCGTGGACAATTTTTCAAGCCGTCATCGCCACGATCGCGACCTTTGCGGTCCTCTTCGCGGTCCTCTACACCCGGCCACTGTGGCGTTCGTTCCTGGACGGCGTTTTTCGCCGGAGCGCTCCGAGCGCCTAA
- the tal gene encoding transaldolase — protein MTQNENLAALSAAGVSVWLDDLSRERLSSGNLAELVETRSVVGVTTNPTIFQGALASGHAYEAQLTELVSRGAGVDDVVRELTTDDVRNACDLLTPVYDATGGQDGRVSIEVDPRLAHDTDRTIAQAHELWKIVDRPNLLVKIPATLAGLPAITSVIADGISVNVTLIFSVERYEAVISAYLAGLEQARQIGRDLSRIRSVASFFVSRVDSEIDGRLEKLGTEEARGLLGQAGVANARLAYASFERVFGGSNDLWNGLKTAGAHVQRPLWASTGVKNPDYSDTMYVSELVAPNTVNTMPEKTMQAFADHGEVRGDTVSGTADEAQRVFSALADAGVDLADVFVKLEEEGVDKFEKSWNELLEATSQQIDAARQRS, from the coding sequence ATGACTCAGAATGAAAACCTTGCCGCACTAAGCGCGGCTGGTGTATCGGTGTGGCTTGACGACCTCTCGCGTGAGCGCCTGAGTTCGGGCAATCTCGCGGAGCTCGTCGAGACCCGCAGCGTTGTGGGTGTCACGACGAACCCAACGATTTTCCAGGGCGCTCTTGCAAGCGGCCACGCGTACGAGGCACAGCTCACTGAGCTAGTCAGTCGGGGCGCGGGTGTGGACGACGTGGTCCGGGAACTCACCACGGACGACGTCCGCAACGCATGTGACCTCCTGACGCCTGTCTATGATGCCACCGGAGGCCAGGACGGTCGGGTCTCCATCGAGGTCGATCCGCGGCTCGCGCACGATACAGACCGGACGATCGCGCAGGCGCACGAGCTGTGGAAGATAGTGGACCGCCCCAATCTGCTGGTCAAGATCCCTGCGACACTGGCTGGTCTGCCCGCGATCACGTCGGTCATCGCGGACGGAATCAGCGTCAACGTCACGCTCATCTTCTCTGTCGAACGGTACGAGGCTGTCATCAGCGCCTACCTGGCGGGTCTCGAACAGGCCCGGCAGATCGGCCGGGATCTCTCGCGGATCCGTTCCGTCGCCTCGTTTTTCGTTTCTCGGGTGGATAGCGAGATCGACGGTCGGCTTGAGAAGCTCGGCACCGAGGAGGCACGCGGTCTCCTCGGTCAGGCAGGAGTGGCGAACGCACGCCTCGCTTACGCGTCGTTTGAACGTGTCTTCGGAGGCTCGAACGACCTCTGGAACGGACTGAAGACTGCGGGCGCGCACGTGCAGCGACCACTCTGGGCATCCACCGGAGTCAAAAACCCTGACTATTCCGACACGATGTATGTCAGCGAACTCGTGGCTCCGAACACAGTCAACACGATGCCGGAAAAGACAATGCAGGCATTCGCTGACCACGGCGAGGTGCGCGGCGACACCGTCTCCGGCACCGCTGACGAGGCACAGCGCGTATTCAGCGCTCTCGCGGATGCTGGAGTCGATCTTGCTGACGTTTTCGTTAAACTTGAGGAAGAAGGCGTCGACAAGTTCGAAAAGTCCTGGAACGAACTGCTCGAGGCAACGTCGCAGCAGATCGACGCCGCACGTCAGCGCTCGTGA
- a CDS encoding ABC transporter ATP-binding protein translates to MTTQLPPPRTPAVELLGVTKRFGATEAVKGLDLSVEAGQVLALLGPNGAGKTTTVEICEGFLTADGGKVRVLGLDPAAHAARLKPRIGVMLQGGGAYPGARAGEMLRLIAHYSRNPLDPDWLLSTLGLTEAAHTPYRRLSGGQQQRLSLASALIGRPELVFLDEPTAGLDAQARHLVWELIDALRRDGVSVLLTTHMMNEAEQLADHIVIIDHGRVVDQGTPADLTRRDAQDQLRFSAPPRLETDLLLLALPEGYRCHECSPGEYLIEGEITPQVLSTVTAWFARINVLATNLRVEQRTLEDVFLDLTGRELRG, encoded by the coding sequence GTGACTACTCAACTGCCGCCACCCCGCACCCCAGCGGTAGAACTGCTCGGGGTTACGAAGCGTTTTGGCGCCACCGAGGCAGTCAAAGGACTGGACCTATCGGTCGAAGCGGGTCAAGTCCTCGCGCTGCTAGGGCCCAACGGCGCTGGCAAGACCACCACTGTCGAGATCTGCGAGGGGTTCCTGACTGCGGATGGCGGCAAGGTGCGGGTGCTCGGGCTCGACCCCGCGGCGCATGCCGCACGACTGAAGCCACGGATCGGGGTGATGCTGCAAGGTGGCGGGGCCTACCCGGGCGCTCGTGCCGGCGAAATGCTTCGCCTCATAGCCCACTATTCGCGCAACCCGCTTGATCCTGACTGGCTGCTCAGCACTCTCGGGCTGACGGAAGCAGCACACACCCCGTACCGTCGCCTTTCCGGGGGACAGCAACAGCGGCTTTCGCTGGCGAGCGCCCTCATCGGGCGGCCCGAACTGGTGTTTCTGGACGAGCCCACAGCAGGACTCGATGCCCAGGCGCGGCACCTCGTATGGGAACTGATTGATGCGCTCCGCCGTGACGGCGTGAGCGTCCTCCTCACAACGCACATGATGAATGAGGCGGAACAACTCGCCGACCACATCGTGATCATCGATCACGGCCGCGTGGTCGATCAGGGCACGCCCGCTGATCTCACTCGGCGCGACGCACAAGACCAACTGCGTTTCAGCGCTCCGCCACGCCTGGAAACCGACCTACTGCTCCTTGCTCTGCCAGAAGGGTATCGCTGCCACGAATGCTCCCCCGGCGAGTACCTGATCGAAGGCGAGATCACGCCACAAGTGCTCTCCACGGTTACCGCGTGGTTTGCGCGGATCAACGTGCTCGCCACGAATCTGCGGGTCGAACAGCGCACGCTCGAGGACGTCTTCCTCGACCTCACCGGCCGTGAATTGAGAGGCTGA
- a CDS encoding helix-turn-helix transcriptional regulator — protein sequence MKTAGVSDGARGGASRSAGAPLRSQGLAPSGFAHEGHTRAEVVRLLLERGPITASAVSSRLGLSAAGVRRHLDVLIDNGYAEIAPPRVLRDRGRGRPAKQYMLSAAGRDHLQHAYDDLATAAMRELREIGGEQALERFADRRVRSIVGSVQRDPDSVERTAERVADALTAAGYAASTRRVGLGVEICQHHCPVSHVAAQFPQLCEAEEQVFAEVLGTHVQRLATIANGDCACTTHVPLTVFGDASSRDVADAPQATRNPSVAQPAADTHRLREERT from the coding sequence GTGAAAACAGCAGGAGTGTCCGACGGTGCGAGAGGTGGAGCTAGCCGCTCTGCCGGTGCGCCGCTGCGCTCCCAAGGTCTGGCCCCGTCAGGTTTTGCGCACGAAGGGCACACACGCGCAGAGGTTGTGCGGTTATTGCTGGAGCGCGGACCGATTACGGCTTCGGCGGTCAGTTCCCGCCTTGGATTGAGCGCGGCGGGTGTTCGCAGGCACCTTGATGTTCTTATCGACAATGGCTACGCAGAGATCGCTCCGCCCCGCGTCCTGAGAGACCGGGGACGTGGACGGCCAGCCAAGCAGTACATGCTCTCGGCTGCCGGACGGGATCATTTGCAGCACGCCTACGATGATCTTGCTACCGCAGCGATGCGTGAACTCCGGGAAATCGGCGGAGAACAGGCACTTGAGCGCTTCGCGGACCGCCGGGTGCGTTCGATTGTCGGTTCCGTGCAGCGGGATCCGGATTCTGTTGAACGTACCGCTGAGCGTGTCGCAGATGCCCTCACCGCTGCTGGTTACGCCGCCTCCACGCGCAGAGTGGGGCTTGGTGTTGAGATCTGTCAGCACCATTGCCCTGTGTCACATGTTGCAGCGCAGTTCCCGCAACTGTGTGAGGCAGAGGAGCAGGTTTTCGCCGAAGTGCTCGGGACGCACGTGCAGCGCCTGGCGACGATCGCCAACGGCGACTGCGCCTGCACCACCCACGTCCCTCTTACGGTCTTCGGTGACGCTTCGAGCAGAGATGTCGCCGATGCGCCACAAGCCACACGAAATCCCTCCGTTGCACAGCCCGCAGCGGATACCCATCGACTCCGGGAGGAGCGCACATGA
- a CDS encoding heme o synthase, translating into MAYIALTKPRVIELLLVTTIPAMLLASRGTVDPLLILATLFGGAMAAASANSLNCVVDADIDKVMKRTARRPLAREAVPTSHALVFGLVLGVLSFTWFWWATNLLAASLAVVTILFYIFVYTLVLKRRTSQNIVWGGAAGCMPVMIGWAATTGTLEWPALVMFLIVFFWTPPHTWALAMRYKEDYRAAGVPMLPVVMSEQEVTKRIVIYTWVTVLTTLALAWWTGVIYALIALLVGIWFVVMAQRLYSGVKAGVPVKPLRLFLMSNNYLAAVFCGLAVDSILGFATVPQLLGL; encoded by the coding sequence ATGGCGTACATCGCGCTGACTAAGCCACGGGTTATTGAACTCCTGCTAGTCACCACAATTCCCGCGATGCTCCTTGCTTCACGGGGGACTGTCGACCCGCTCCTCATCCTTGCGACGCTTTTCGGCGGCGCGATGGCGGCGGCGAGTGCGAACAGCCTCAACTGTGTCGTGGACGCAGATATCGACAAGGTGATGAAACGCACGGCCCGTCGGCCGCTCGCCCGCGAAGCGGTGCCAACCTCTCATGCGCTTGTGTTCGGGCTTGTGCTGGGTGTGCTGTCGTTTACCTGGTTCTGGTGGGCGACCAATCTTTTAGCGGCGTCGCTGGCCGTGGTGACGATCTTGTTCTATATCTTCGTCTACACCCTGGTCCTCAAGCGGAGGACGTCGCAAAACATTGTTTGGGGCGGCGCCGCTGGGTGTATGCCCGTCATGATCGGCTGGGCCGCCACGACCGGGACCCTCGAATGGCCCGCGCTGGTGATGTTCCTCATTGTCTTCTTCTGGACGCCGCCGCACACATGGGCGCTGGCGATGCGGTACAAGGAGGATTACCGCGCTGCCGGGGTGCCGATGCTCCCAGTGGTGATGAGCGAACAGGAAGTCACGAAGCGGATCGTGATCTACACGTGGGTGACCGTTCTGACCACCCTTGCACTCGCCTGGTGGACAGGGGTGATTTACGCCCTGATCGCACTGCTCGTCGGCATCTGGTTCGTCGTCATGGCACAACGCCTGTACTCCGGCGTGAAGGCGGGGGTGCCTGTGAAGCCGCTCCGCTTGTTCCTGATGTCGAACAACTACCTCGCGGCGGTGTTCTGTGGCCTTGCGGTAGATTCCATCCTCGGATTCGCCACGGTGCCGCAGCTGCTCGGGCTGTGA
- a CDS encoding COX15/CtaA family protein produces the protein MLSRTYLSLVDRLPMPSLRTQRVVAILVILTQAGIAVTGSVVRVTASGLGCPTWPQCFPGSFTPVPVEEVATLHQLVEFGNRLLTFVVVAAAIAVVLVVTRARRRREVIAYAWVMPLSTLMQAVIGGITVLTGLLWWTVAVHLLVSMAMVWVAVVLYNKISEPDEGVDHPVAPRPLRSLTALTAVALVGVLVAGTMVTGAGPHAGDPDVDRLEVEIVTLVHLHSQLTVAYVALLIGLIFALYAVAAPRNVLRNLKFVIAIAAAQAALGIVQYFMQVPAYLIPFHIAGAAACTAATAALWSSMSARTTSSLPTPPSGERVPERV, from the coding sequence GTGCTTTCCCGTACCTATCTCAGTCTGGTCGACCGTCTCCCGATGCCTTCGCTGAGGACTCAGCGCGTCGTCGCGATTCTTGTGATCCTCACCCAAGCCGGTATCGCCGTGACGGGATCAGTCGTGCGGGTTACCGCTTCAGGTCTCGGCTGCCCGACGTGGCCACAGTGTTTTCCAGGATCATTCACGCCGGTCCCGGTCGAAGAGGTCGCCACACTGCACCAGCTCGTGGAGTTCGGGAACCGCTTGCTTACTTTCGTGGTGGTGGCCGCGGCGATCGCGGTCGTCCTCGTCGTCACACGCGCCCGACGGCGGCGTGAGGTAATCGCGTACGCGTGGGTGATGCCGCTCTCGACGCTCATGCAAGCGGTCATCGGCGGCATCACCGTACTCACGGGCCTGCTGTGGTGGACGGTCGCCGTCCACCTGCTCGTGTCCATGGCGATGGTCTGGGTCGCTGTAGTGCTCTACAACAAGATTTCCGAGCCCGATGAGGGAGTCGACCATCCTGTTGCGCCCCGGCCGCTACGCAGCCTCACAGCCCTCACCGCAGTGGCTCTGGTGGGCGTGCTGGTCGCGGGCACCATGGTCACTGGTGCTGGACCCCACGCGGGTGACCCAGATGTGGACCGGCTGGAAGTCGAGATAGTCACGCTCGTGCATTTGCATTCGCAGCTCACGGTCGCTTACGTCGCACTGCTCATCGGATTGATCTTCGCACTCTACGCGGTGGCAGCGCCACGCAATGTTCTGCGCAACCTGAAGTTTGTCATCGCGATAGCCGCTGCACAAGCGGCACTCGGCATTGTGCAGTACTTTATGCAGGTCCCCGCCTACCTCATTCCCTTCCACATCGCAGGCGCCGCGGCATGCACTGCCGCGACGGCCGCGCTGTGGTCGAGCATGTCGGCACGGACTACGAGTTCGCTACCCACGCCGCCATCCGGCGAGCGTGTTCCGGAGCGGGTGTAG